One stretch of Chryseobacterium sp. LJ668 DNA includes these proteins:
- a CDS encoding formimidoylglutamase, producing the protein MNFEDFIISPRNFRTENWQIGHQITKEIKEDSIVLLFVSDYRGANGEAEVQDFTAIRKEFYQLSKLDFEIPVVDLGDLVSGKSVEDSHYILQEVLSACHSKRAIPVIIGGSNDFAFSLFSGLNFHQQNINYTQISNVISLKQDESINEHTFLSKILGSKSLSVKNYHHLGYQKHLNEVDSIKLIREVEFDIVRLAEMMNSTEKTEPFFRKADLVTVNCDAVESFNDAFSINPQVNGLNRREICAYMKEIGLSENLKSVGIFNYNIYTENQLNHQLLAQMIWYLIEGINIQHSHPRERHYEMFYVLIEDRQYAFKRDTFSNLWYFGDDENIENCIPCSRSDFDEAKKGWLSARFTKS; encoded by the coding sequence ATGAATTTTGAAGATTTTATCATTTCACCGAGAAATTTCAGGACAGAAAACTGGCAAATTGGCCATCAGATTACCAAAGAAATAAAAGAAGACAGCATTGTTTTGCTCTTTGTTTCCGATTACAGAGGAGCAAACGGAGAAGCTGAGGTACAGGATTTTACGGCCATCAGAAAAGAATTTTATCAGCTTTCGAAACTTGATTTTGAGATTCCGGTAGTTGATCTGGGAGATTTGGTTTCAGGGAAATCGGTGGAAGATTCACACTATATTCTGCAAGAAGTTTTGTCTGCTTGTCATTCTAAGAGAGCCATTCCGGTGATTATTGGTGGTTCTAATGATTTTGCTTTTTCTTTATTTTCAGGATTAAATTTTCATCAGCAAAACATCAATTATACTCAAATAAGCAATGTTATTTCATTAAAACAGGATGAAAGTATCAACGAGCATACATTTTTAAGCAAAATTTTGGGCTCAAAAAGTTTGTCTGTCAAAAATTATCATCATCTTGGATATCAGAAACATCTGAACGAAGTAGATTCTATAAAACTGATCAGAGAAGTAGAATTTGACATCGTTCGTTTGGCAGAAATGATGAATTCCACGGAAAAAACAGAGCCTTTTTTCAGAAAAGCCGATTTGGTGACAGTAAATTGTGATGCTGTTGAAAGTTTCAACGATGCTTTTTCGATAAATCCACAGGTAAACGGTCTCAACCGCAGGGAAATATGTGCTTATATGAAGGAAATCGGACTGAGTGAAAATCTAAAGTCTGTAGGAATATTTAATTATAATATTTATACTGAAAATCAGCTCAATCATCAGCTTTTAGCACAGATGATCTGGTACCTGATCGAGGGGATCAATATTCAGCACTCACATCCGAGAGAACGGCATTACGAAATGTTTTATGTTTTGATTGAAGACAGGCAATATGCTTTTAAACGTGATACATTCAGCAATCTTTGGTATTTTGGGGATGATGAAAATATAGAAAACTGTATTCCCTGCTCAAGGAGTGATTTTGATGAAGCAAAAAAGGGATGGCTGAGCGCAAGATTTACAAAAAGCTAG